A window of the Salarias fasciatus chromosome 7, fSalaFa1.1, whole genome shotgun sequence genome harbors these coding sequences:
- the LOC115391398 gene encoding suppressor of tumorigenicity 7 protein homolog isoform X2, whose product MFGTESSLSMFLNTLTPKFYVALTGTSSLISGLILIFEWWYFRKYGTSFIEQVSVSHLRPLLGGVDSSSPSNSNTSNGEADSNRQSVSECKVWRNPLNLFRGAEYNRYTWVTGREPLTYYDMNLSAQDHQTFFTCDSDHLRPADAIMQKAWRERNPQARISAAHEALELEDCATAYILLAEEEATTIMEAERLFKQALKAGEGCYRRSQQLQHHGTQYEAQHRRDTNVLVYIKRRLAMCSRKLGRTREAVKMMRDLMKEFPLLSMFNIHENLLESLLELQNYADVQAVLAKYDDISLPKSATICYTAALLKARAVSDKFSPEAASRRGLSTAEMNAVEAIHRAVEFNPHVPKYLLEMKSLILPPEHILKRGDSEAIAYAFFHLQHWKRVEGALNLLHCTWEGTFRMIPYPLERGHLFYPYPICTETADRELLPMFHEVSVYPKKELPFFILFTAGLCSFTAMLALLTYQFPELMGVFAKAFLSTLFAPLNFIMEKVESILPSSLWHQLTRI is encoded by the exons TAAGCATGTTTCTCAACACCCTGACACCCAAGTTCTACGTGGCTCTGACGGGCACTTCCTCCCTCATATCAGGACtcattttg atcTTTGAGTGGTGGTATTTCAGGAAATATGGGACCTCCTTCATCGAGCAGGTGTCTGTGAGCCAcctgcgccccctgctgggcggaGTGGACAGCAGCTCGCCCAGCAACTCCAACACCAGTAATGGAGAGGCCGACTCCAACCGGCAGAGCGTGTCCG AATGTAAAGTTTGGAGAAATCCCTTGAATTTATTTCGAGGAGCAGAATATAACCG GTACACATGGGTCACGGGTCGGGAGCCGCTGACCTACTACGACATGAACCTGTCGGCACAGGACCACCAGACCTTCTTCACCTGCGACTCGGACCACCTGCGGCCCGCCGACGCCA tcatgCAGAAGGCGTGGAGAGAGCGGAACCCTCAGGCTCGTATCTCTGCAGCACATGAAgctctggagctggagga CTGTGCCACGGCGTACATcctgctggcggaggaggaagccACCACCATCATGGAGGCGGAGCGGCTCTTCAAACAGGCCCTGAAGGCTGGAGAGGGATGTTACAGACgcagccagcagctgcagcaccacGGCACTCAGTACGAGGCCCAGCACC gaAGAGACACTAATGTGTTGGTGTATATAAAGAGGAGGCTGGCCATGTGCTCCAGAAAGCTTGGCCGAACACGAGAAGCAGTAAAAATGATGCGAGAT ttAATGAAGGAGTTCCCTCTCCTTAGTATGTTCAACATCCACGAGAACCTGCTGGAGTcactgctggagctccagaaCTACGCCGACGTGCAGGCTGTTCTGGCCAAGTACGATG ATATCAGTTTACCCAAATCTGCAACGATATGCTACACAGCAGCGTTGCTCAAAGCCCGGGCCGTATCAGATAA atTCTCTCCAGAAGCAGCCTCCAGACGAGGGCTGAGTACAGCAGAGATGAACGCAGTAGAAGCCATTCACAGAGCGGTGGAGTTCAACCCTCACGTTCCCAAa tacCTGCTGGAGATGAAGAGTCTGATCCTTCCTCCAGAACACATCCTGAAGCGAGGGGACAGTGAGGCCATCGCCTACGCCTTTTTCCACCTGCAGCACTGGAAACGAGTAGAAGGAGCTCTCAACCTGCTGCACTGCACCTGGGAGGGCA cgtTCAGAATGATCCCCTATCCTCTGGAGAGGGGGCACCTTTTCTACCCCTACCCCATCTGCACAGAGACCGCCGACAGAGAGCTGCTACCCA tGTTCCATGAGGTGTCGGTGTACCCGAAGAAGGAGCTTCccttcttcatcctcttcaccgCTGGTCTCTGCTCCTTCACCGCCATGCTGGCTCTGCTCACGTACCAGTTCCCTGAGCTCATGGGAGTCTTTGCTAAAGct TTCCTCAGCACGCTGTTTGCTCCTCTGAACTTCATcatggagaaggtggagagcATCCTGCCGTCCAGCCTCTGGCACCAGCTGACCCGCATCTGA
- the LOC115391398 gene encoding suppressor of tumorigenicity 7 protein homolog isoform X1: protein MFGTESSLSMFLNTLTPKFYVALTGTSSLISGLILIFEWWYFRKYGTSFIEQVSVSHLRPLLGGVDSSSPSNSNTSNGEADSNRQSVSECKVWRNPLNLFRGAEYNRYTWVTGREPLTYYDMNLSAQDHQTFFTCDSDHLRPADAIMQKAWRERNPQARISAAHEALELEDCATAYILLAEEEATTIMEAERLFKQALKAGEGCYRRSQQLQHHGTQYEAQHRRDTNVLVYIKRRLAMCSRKLGRTREAVKMMRDLCVFQLMKEFPLLSMFNIHENLLESLLELQNYADVQAVLAKYDDISLPKSATICYTAALLKARAVSDKFSPEAASRRGLSTAEMNAVEAIHRAVEFNPHVPKYLLEMKSLILPPEHILKRGDSEAIAYAFFHLQHWKRVEGALNLLHCTWEGTFRMIPYPLERGHLFYPYPICTETADRELLPMFHEVSVYPKKELPFFILFTAGLCSFTAMLALLTYQFPELMGVFAKAFLSTLFAPLNFIMEKVESILPSSLWHQLTRI from the exons TAAGCATGTTTCTCAACACCCTGACACCCAAGTTCTACGTGGCTCTGACGGGCACTTCCTCCCTCATATCAGGACtcattttg atcTTTGAGTGGTGGTATTTCAGGAAATATGGGACCTCCTTCATCGAGCAGGTGTCTGTGAGCCAcctgcgccccctgctgggcggaGTGGACAGCAGCTCGCCCAGCAACTCCAACACCAGTAATGGAGAGGCCGACTCCAACCGGCAGAGCGTGTCCG AATGTAAAGTTTGGAGAAATCCCTTGAATTTATTTCGAGGAGCAGAATATAACCG GTACACATGGGTCACGGGTCGGGAGCCGCTGACCTACTACGACATGAACCTGTCGGCACAGGACCACCAGACCTTCTTCACCTGCGACTCGGACCACCTGCGGCCCGCCGACGCCA tcatgCAGAAGGCGTGGAGAGAGCGGAACCCTCAGGCTCGTATCTCTGCAGCACATGAAgctctggagctggagga CTGTGCCACGGCGTACATcctgctggcggaggaggaagccACCACCATCATGGAGGCGGAGCGGCTCTTCAAACAGGCCCTGAAGGCTGGAGAGGGATGTTACAGACgcagccagcagctgcagcaccacGGCACTCAGTACGAGGCCCAGCACC gaAGAGACACTAATGTGTTGGTGTATATAAAGAGGAGGCTGGCCATGTGCTCCAGAAAGCTTGGCCGAACACGAGAAGCAGTAAAAATGATGCGAGAT ttgtgtgttttccagttAATGAAGGAGTTCCCTCTCCTTAGTATGTTCAACATCCACGAGAACCTGCTGGAGTcactgctggagctccagaaCTACGCCGACGTGCAGGCTGTTCTGGCCAAGTACGATG ATATCAGTTTACCCAAATCTGCAACGATATGCTACACAGCAGCGTTGCTCAAAGCCCGGGCCGTATCAGATAA atTCTCTCCAGAAGCAGCCTCCAGACGAGGGCTGAGTACAGCAGAGATGAACGCAGTAGAAGCCATTCACAGAGCGGTGGAGTTCAACCCTCACGTTCCCAAa tacCTGCTGGAGATGAAGAGTCTGATCCTTCCTCCAGAACACATCCTGAAGCGAGGGGACAGTGAGGCCATCGCCTACGCCTTTTTCCACCTGCAGCACTGGAAACGAGTAGAAGGAGCTCTCAACCTGCTGCACTGCACCTGGGAGGGCA cgtTCAGAATGATCCCCTATCCTCTGGAGAGGGGGCACCTTTTCTACCCCTACCCCATCTGCACAGAGACCGCCGACAGAGAGCTGCTACCCA tGTTCCATGAGGTGTCGGTGTACCCGAAGAAGGAGCTTCccttcttcatcctcttcaccgCTGGTCTCTGCTCCTTCACCGCCATGCTGGCTCTGCTCACGTACCAGTTCCCTGAGCTCATGGGAGTCTTTGCTAAAGct TTCCTCAGCACGCTGTTTGCTCCTCTGAACTTCATcatggagaaggtggagagcATCCTGCCGTCCAGCCTCTGGCACCAGCTGACCCGCATCTGA
- the wnt2 gene encoding protein Wnt-2: protein MNFLPSGSCFYFCALICGLAGVEASWWYMGSLGSRVMCDNVPGLVIRQRQLCRQQPRVMQAIGAGVQDWLSECRHQFRNHRWNCNATAREHNLFGRLLLRSSREVAFVYAISSAGVVHTLARACSQGQLDSCSCDPTKRGSSRDARGSFSWGGCSDHVEHAMRFSQLFVDAKEKTERDGRALMNLHNNRAGRKAVKRFMTLECKCHGVSGSCSVRTCWLAMADFRRTGEHLRKRYDGAVQVAVNQYGTGFTAAHTHFKRPSKNDLVYFEDSPDYCIRDQDSGSVGTGGRACNRTSRGVDGCEVMCCGRGYDTSRVSRTTKCECKFHWCCAVRCRDCHQQLDVHTCKGQT, encoded by the exons ATGAACTTCCTGCCGAGCGGATCCTGCTTTTATTTCTGTGCGCTGATCTGCGGGCTGGCGGGGGTCGAGGCGTCCTGGTG GTACATGGGCTCCCTGGGCTCCCGGGTCATGTGCGACAACGTCCCGGGCCTGGTGATCCGGCAGCGCCAGCTGTGCCGCCAGCAGCCCCGGGTGATGCAGGCCATCGGGGCCGGGGTCCAGGACTGGCTGTCTGAGTGCCGGCACCAGTTCCGCAACCACCGCTGGAACTGCAACGCCACCGCCCGCGAGCACAACCTGTTcggacggctgctgctgcgca GCAGCCGCGAGGTGGCCTTCGTCTACGCCATCTCCTCGGCCGGGGTGGTCCACACGCTGGCTCGGGCCTGCAGCCAGGGCCAGCTGGACTCCTGCTCCTGCGACCCCACCAAGAGGGGCTCGTCCCGGGACGCCCGGGGCTCCTTCAGCTGGGGCGGCTGCAGCGACCACGTGGAGCACGCCATGCGCTTCAGCCAGCTGTTCGTGGACGCCAAGGAGAAGACGGAGCGGGACGGCCGGGCGCTGATGAACCTGCACAACAACCGAGCCGGCAGGAAG gccGTGAAGCGCTTCATGACCCTGGAGTGTAAATGTCACGGGGTCAGCGGCTCCTGCAGCGTCCGGACCTGCTGGCTGGCCATGGCGGACTTCCGGCGCACCGGCGAACACTTACGGAAGCGGTACGACGGCGCCGTGCAGGTCGCGGTGAACCAGTACGGCACCGGCTTCACCgcggcgcacacacacttcaaacgCCCCAGCAAGAACGACCTGGTCTACTTCGAGGACTCGCCGGACTACTGCATCCGGGACCAGGACTCAG gttcgGTGGGGACCGGAGGACGGGCGTGCAACCGGACGTCCCGCGGCGTGGACGGCTGCGAGGTGATGTGCTGCGGCCGCGGCTACGACACGTCCCGCGTCAGCCGCACCACCAAGTGCGAGTGCAAGTTCCACTGGTGCTGCGCCGTGCGCTGCCGCGACTGCCACCAGCAGCTGGATGTGCACACCTGCAAGGGCCAGACGTGA